The following coding sequences are from one Deltaproteobacteria bacterium window:
- a CDS encoding DUF3780 domain-containing protein → MNAPPRSKCSGFGFQPEESEHHFVVTVPGGHIQEVLIAEHVRFDANTRRAAPSLGVGIQDAKLRVALPRTKWDAIADEARTEFNRRLAKQGLPAARWKRGDNPLARLLGKELTLLAWAVEDADPALIPTAIKNWMGLAPEERWWLFTMTNAATGHALHGRNKGWRKAVRFALTENPVTGDSQERQAEIFRLVSTEEGKEEPPTRKIDSRRRAAQAGTAGA, encoded by the coding sequence ATGAACGCGCCGCCCCGGTCCAAGTGCTCGGGATTCGGCTTTCAGCCGGAGGAGTCGGAACACCACTTCGTAGTCACCGTGCCCGGCGGTCATATACAGGAGGTGCTGATCGCTGAGCACGTGCGTTTCGATGCGAACACGCGCCGCGCCGCGCCGTCGTTGGGTGTGGGCATTCAGGATGCCAAACTCCGGGTGGCCTTACCGCGCACCAAATGGGATGCCATCGCCGACGAGGCACGGACGGAGTTCAACCGCCGCCTCGCGAAACAGGGCCTGCCCGCGGCGCGCTGGAAACGGGGTGACAATCCGCTTGCCCGGTTGTTGGGCAAGGAGTTGACCTTGCTTGCCTGGGCTGTCGAAGACGCCGACCCTGCACTCATCCCCACTGCCATCAAGAACTGGATGGGACTAGCGCCCGAGGAGCGCTGGTGGCTGTTCACCATGACCAACGCGGCCACCGGCCACGCCCTGCACGGCCGGAACAAGGGCTGGCGCAAGGCGGTGCGCTTCGCGCTGACCGAAAACCCGGTGACGGGTGACAGTCAGGAGCGTCAGGCCGAGATATTTCGGCTGGTGTCAACAGAGGAAGGGAAAGAAGAACCGCCGACCCGCAAGATCGACTCCCGACGCAGGGCCGCTCAGGCAGGGACAGCCGGTGCTTGA